In a genomic window of Methylovirgula sp. 4M-Z18:
- the msrP gene encoding protein-methionine-sulfoxide reductase catalytic subunit MsrP codes for MLIKRRKGWEIPEHLATPEALFLNRRAVLSGAAALAGAAVWPQWAAADADPTASLYPAKRNETYKLDRDITPEDVNGKYNNFYEFGFTKDIYRTVDSLKTRPWTVAVDGMVEDKKTYGIDDLIKAMPLEERLYRHRCVEAWGMAVPWTGFPLSALIAKAKPLSSAKYVRFETFLDAKMAPTQRQTWYPWPYVEGLTMAEAMNDLTFMVTGAYGKPLPKPHGAPLRLATPWKYGFKSIKSIVKITFTDERPVSYWETLQSSEYGFWANVNPKVPHPRWSQATEEVLGTGQRVPTLLFNGYGDYVADLYKGLEGQPLYM; via the coding sequence ATGTTGATCAAGCGCCGGAAGGGCTGGGAAATCCCTGAGCATCTTGCAACGCCGGAGGCGCTCTTTCTCAACCGCCGCGCCGTGCTTTCGGGTGCCGCGGCGCTGGCGGGCGCGGCGGTCTGGCCGCAATGGGCTGCGGCCGATGCCGATCCGACTGCCTCGCTCTATCCGGCCAAACGCAACGAGACCTACAAGCTCGACCGCGACATCACGCCCGAGGACGTGAACGGCAAATACAACAATTTCTATGAATTCGGCTTCACCAAGGACATCTATCGCACCGTCGACAGTCTGAAGACGCGGCCTTGGACGGTCGCCGTCGACGGGATGGTCGAGGACAAGAAGACCTATGGCATCGACGATCTCATCAAGGCTATGCCGCTCGAGGAGCGTCTGTACCGCCACCGCTGCGTCGAGGCCTGGGGCATGGCGGTGCCATGGACGGGCTTTCCGCTGAGCGCGCTCATCGCCAAGGCCAAACCGCTCTCCTCGGCGAAATATGTCCGCTTCGAAACTTTCCTAGATGCGAAAATGGCGCCGACCCAGCGCCAGACCTGGTATCCCTGGCCCTATGTCGAAGGCCTCACCATGGCCGAGGCGATGAACGATCTCACCTTCATGGTGACCGGCGCCTATGGCAAGCCGTTGCCGAAGCCGCATGGCGCGCCGTTGCGGCTCGCGACCCCGTGGAAATACGGGTTCAAGTCAATCAAGTCGATCGTCAAGATCACTTTTACCGACGAGCGGCCAGTGAGTTATTGGGAGACGCTGCAATCGTCCGAATATGGCTTCTGGGCCAATGTGAACCCGAAAGTGCCGCATCCGCGCTGGAGCCAGGCGACCGAAGAGGTTTTGGGGACTGGCCAGCGCGTGCC
- a CDS encoding elongation factor G has protein sequence MNETAKTPLGRAAGPRLIAIVGPYQSGKTTLLESLLARGGALQRQGKVSDGTSLGDATPEARAHQMSVEPNIACVDYMGDRYTFVDCPGSIEFLNDMRATLAACDLAIVVCELDEKKVPLLQVILRELEEQNIPRLLFLNKIDLATSSIRESLKLLQPASRAPLLLRQIPIWQNGISTGFIDLALERAFIYREHAPSTVVDLPEGELPREKEARYSMLERLADYDDTLMEELISDIEPPRDQVFDDLTKDVRGGQIVPILMGAAERGNGVTRLLKALRHESPGVAETRERLNLAAEGPPLAHVLRTMHTAHGGKLSFARVLRGSFADGASVLNSHGEEDRISGLSRLTGGSLAKVGSAEEGDTLAFGRLEHALTGQTFTEAKTNAEAPEPLAMQPTPEPIHGFALVVKDRKDEVRVAAALGKLIEEDPALVFQQDAEASELRLLGQGEMHLRVALERLSARYNVNVGARKRSMSYRETIRDAVSTRGRHKKQSGGHGQYGDVLIDVRPQARGEGFAFSETVHGGTVPKQYFASVEIGCRDGMARGPLGFPVVDVAVTLTDGSYHTVDSSDMAFRAAAKLAVTEALAKARPVLLEPILSVDVHVPTDALSRATGMVSARRGQILGYDPREGWPGWDTLKALIPEAEIGDLILELRSATAGVGTYAAKFNHMAELSGKPAEHVVAQRAHERAG, from the coding sequence ATGAACGAAACGGCTAAAACACCCCTAGGCAGAGCGGCGGGGCCGCGATTGATCGCGATCGTCGGCCCCTATCAGAGCGGTAAGACCACCCTGCTCGAAAGCTTGCTGGCGCGGGGCGGTGCCCTGCAGCGGCAGGGAAAAGTTTCGGACGGCACGAGCCTGGGCGATGCGACGCCCGAAGCGCGCGCCCATCAGATGAGTGTCGAGCCCAATATCGCTTGCGTCGATTACATGGGCGACCGCTATACATTCGTCGATTGTCCCGGCTCGATCGAATTCCTGAACGACATGCGCGCGACTCTCGCAGCGTGCGATCTGGCGATCGTCGTGTGCGAACTCGACGAGAAGAAAGTGCCTCTGCTGCAGGTGATCTTGCGCGAGTTGGAAGAGCAGAACATTCCGCGCCTCCTGTTCCTCAACAAAATCGATCTGGCAACGTCGAGCATTCGCGAGTCGCTGAAACTTCTGCAGCCGGCCTCGCGCGCGCCTCTGCTGCTGCGGCAAATTCCGATCTGGCAGAACGGCATTTCGACCGGCTTCATCGATCTCGCTTTGGAGCGTGCCTTCATCTATCGCGAGCATGCGCCCTCGACCGTCGTCGACTTACCGGAAGGCGAATTGCCGCGCGAGAAGGAAGCGCGCTATTCGATGTTGGAGCGTCTCGCCGATTATGATGACACGCTGATGGAGGAATTGATTTCCGACATCGAGCCGCCGCGTGATCAGGTCTTCGACGATCTCACCAAGGATGTGCGCGGCGGACAGATCGTGCCGATCCTGATGGGTGCCGCGGAGCGCGGCAATGGCGTCACGCGGCTCTTGAAAGCGCTGCGGCATGAAAGCCCGGGCGTCGCCGAGACGCGCGAGCGTTTGAACCTTGCGGCAGAAGGTCCGCCGCTCGCTCATGTGTTGCGCACGATGCATACGGCACATGGCGGCAAGTTGTCGTTTGCGCGCGTGCTGCGCGGTTCCTTTGCCGATGGTGCCAGCGTTCTGAACTCGCACGGCGAGGAGGACCGCATTTCGGGCCTGTCGCGGCTCACCGGCGGTTCGCTCGCGAAAGTCGGCAGCGCCGAAGAGGGCGATACGCTTGCCTTCGGCCGGCTCGAACACGCGTTGACGGGACAGACCTTCACGGAGGCGAAGACCAACGCGGAGGCCCCCGAGCCGCTTGCCATGCAGCCCACGCCCGAACCCATCCACGGCTTCGCGCTGGTGGTCAAGGATCGCAAGGACGAGGTGCGCGTCGCCGCCGCCCTTGGCAAATTGATCGAGGAGGATCCTGCGCTGGTCTTCCAGCAGGATGCTGAGGCGAGCGAGTTGCGCCTGCTCGGTCAAGGCGAAATGCATTTGCGCGTGGCGCTGGAGCGGTTGAGCGCGCGCTACAATGTCAATGTCGGCGCGAGGAAGCGCTCGATGTCCTACCGGGAGACGATCCGCGATGCGGTCTCGACCCGCGGCCGGCACAAGAAGCAATCCGGCGGCCACGGCCAATATGGCGATGTGCTGATCGACGTGCGGCCGCAGGCACGCGGCGAAGGCTTTGCCTTTTCCGAGACGGTGCACGGCGGTACGGTGCCGAAACAATATTTTGCGTCCGTCGAGATTGGCTGCCGCGACGGCATGGCACGCGGGCCTTTGGGTTTTCCGGTGGTGGATGTGGCCGTGACGCTCACGGACGGCTCGTATCACACGGTCGATTCCTCCGACATGGCATTCCGCGCCGCGGCAAAGCTCGCCGTGACGGAAGCGCTGGCGAAAGCGCGGCCCGTGCTGCTCGAGCCGATTCTGTCGGTCGACGTGCACGTGCCCACGGACGCGCTGTCGCGGGCGACGGGCATGGTGTCGGCGCGGCGCGGCCAGATTCTGGGCTATGATCCGCGTGAGGGCTGGCCGGGATGGGACACGTTGAAGGCGCTGATCCCCGAAGCGGAAATCGGCGACCTGATCCTAGAACTGCGCTCCGCGACCGCGGGCGTCGGCACCTATGCCGCGAAGTTCAACCATATGGCCGAGCTTTCCGGCAAACCGGCCGAGCATGTGGTGGCGCAGCGCGCGCACGAGCGAGCAGGGTAG